The following coding sequences lie in one Arachis ipaensis cultivar K30076 chromosome B03, Araip1.1, whole genome shotgun sequence genomic window:
- the LOC107633120 gene encoding uncharacterized protein LOC107633120, with translation MSKNFICPSILPWGAPVLLVKKKDGSMRLCVDYSYHQIRVRDEYIPKTAFRTRYGHYEYTTEEEHVEHLRTMLQILKERKLYAKLSKCEFWKDDVKFLSHVVSKQGIVVDHSKVEVVMDWGQPTSVTKIRSFFGLAGYYRRFIKGFSQIALPMTKLTRKDAPFVWTSECEESFQALKQKLTTVPVLMLPKPNEPFEVYCDASLKGLGCVLMQHWNIVAYASRQLRPHEVNYPS, from the exons ATGAGCAAGAACTTCATTTGTCCGAGCATTTTACCGTGGGGAGCACCGGTATTACTGgtgaaaaagaaagatggaagtatgcgtcTATGTGTGGACTACAG TTATCACCAAATACGGGTGAGAGACGAATATATCCCTAAGACTGCCTTCagaactcgttatggtcattatgagtacaCT actgaagaagagcatgtaGAACACTTGAGAACTATGTTGCAGATACTGAAGGAAaggaaactctatgcgaaactgtccaagtgtgagttttggaaggacgATGTGAAGTTTCTGAGCCATGTAGTAAGCAAACAAGGGATAGTTGTAGATCATTCTAAGGTAGAAGTAGTAATGGATTGGGGGCAACCGACATCAGTAACTAAGATAAGGAGTTTTTTTGGTTTAGCTGGTTATTATCGGAGGTTCATCAAAGGTTTCTCACAAATAGCTTTACCAATGACGAAGTTAACCCGCAAAGATGCGCCATTTGTCTGGACATCTGAGTGCGAAGAAAGCTTTCAAGCTTTGAAGCAGAAGTTGACCACAGTGCCTGTGCTCATGTTACCAAAACCAAATGAACCGTTTGAGGTGTACTGCGATGCTTCATTAAAGGGTTTGGGGTGTGTGCTGATGCAACACTGGAATATTGTGGCATATGcttcacgacagttgagacctcatgaagttaattATCCGAGCTGA